A DNA window from Hemibagrus wyckioides isolate EC202008001 linkage group LG11, SWU_Hwy_1.0, whole genome shotgun sequence contains the following coding sequences:
- the slc5a8l gene encoding sodium-coupled monocarboxylate transporter 1: protein MAGSGGPTATFSVWDYVVFAGMILGAAGIGLFQAFRGRKDNSSAEFLLGGRQMTAVPVAMSLTASFMSGITVIGTPAEAYRYGTAFWLFAFAYAIMSSITAEIFVPLFYRLGITSTYEYLELRFNKLIRVIGTTMYIVQTALYTGMVIYAPALALNQITGLDLWGVLVATGTVCIIYCTLGGLKAVIWTDVFQMVIMLAGFVAVIARGAVLQGGLGKIWEDNYNGGRLDAFSFDPDPLKRHSFWTIVVGGSLMWVSMYAINQSQVQRYISCKTMTHAKMSLYVNMVGLWITVSLAMFSGLTMYSIYKDCDPLTNKDVGSSDQLLPYLVMDILAEFPGLPGLFVAAAYSGTLSTVSSSINALVAVTVEDFVKPMWPNLSEKKLSWINMSMSVVFGAVCIAMAAVASLMGSILQAALSVFGMISGPLLGLFLLGMFFRCANSIGSLTGLITGLIITLWVGIGAQVYPPLPIKTKPLPLSVSGCHVGDTNITTTVAAWTSTALPATEPSIVRPALADTWYSLSYLYFCPVAMLVTVTTGLIVSAITGGCKQEKINPEMFVMKEDLICFGCRRTDPENPATVLVEKVEPEQPHGLDNPQFTDIKPKLKDSDDTTKL, encoded by the exons ATGGCTGGCAGTGGAGGTCCGACAGCTACATTCTCAGTCTGGGACTATGTGGTGTTTGCTGGGATGATCTTGGGAGCTGCTGGCATTGGACTCTTTCAAGCTTTCCGAGGCCGCAAAGATAACAGCAGTGCTGAGTTCTTGCTGGGTGGCCGTCAGATGACGGCAGTTCCAGTCGCCATGTCACTCACGGCTAGTTTCATGTCTGGGATTACAGTGATTGGCACTCCTGCGGAGGCCTACAGATATGGCACAGCATTCTGGCTCTTTGCCTTCGCCTATGCCATCATGTCCAGCATCACTGCAGAGATCTTTGTGCCTCTGTTTTATCGACTTGGCATCACCAGTACATATGAG tactTGGAGCTACGCTTTAATAAACTTATTCGAGTGATCGGAACAACCATGTACATAGTCCAGACA GCTTTGTACACAGGCATGGTCATCTATGCCCCAGCGCTGGCCCTCAACCAGA TTACTGGCCTGGATCTTTGGGGAGTGCTGGTGGCCACAGGCACCGTCTGCATCATCTATTGCACCCTG GGAGGCCTAAAGGCAGTGATATGGACAGATGTGTTCCAGATGGTCATTATGCTGGCTGGGTTTGTAGCAGTCATTGCTCGTGGGGCCGTGCTTCAGGGAGGCTTGGGAAAAATTTGGGAAGATAACTATAATGGAGGACGCTTAGATGCGTTTAG ttTTGATCCAGATCCCCTGAAGCGGCACAGTTTTTGGACCATTGTTGTCGGGGGTAGTTTGATGTGGGTGTCAATGTATGCCATTAACCAGTCACAGGTGCAGCGCTATATCTCCTGTAAAACCATGACCCATGCCAAAAT GTCTCTGTATGTAAATATGGTGGGGTTGTGGATTACCGTGAGTCTGGCAATGTTTTCTGGCCTCACCATGTACTCTATCTATAAAGACTGTGATCCTCTTACTAACAAAGATGTTGGTTCATCAGACCAG cttctTCCATATTTAGTAATGGACATTCTAGCAGAATTTCCAGGCCTTCCTGGCTTGTTTGTAGCAGCTGCCTACAGTGGAACATTAAG TACGGTATCATCCAGTATTAATGCTCTGGTGGCTGTCACAGTGGAAGACTTTGTGAAACCTATGTGGCCCAATTTGAGTGAAAAGAAGTTGTCATGGATTAACATGAGCATGA GTGTTGTATTTGGGGCTGTGTGCATTGCTATGGCAGCAGTTGCCTCTTTGATGGGAAGTATATTGCAG GCCGCCTTGTCTGTATTTGGTATGATCAGTGGACCTCTGTTGGGGCTTTTCCTGCTGGGCATGTTCTTCCGCTGTGCTAACTCCATT GGGAGCCTGACTGGATTAATAACTGGCCTGATTATAACCCTGTGGGTGGGCATTGGTGCTCAGGTGTACCCTCCTTTACCGATTAAGACCAAACCACTTCCCCTCAGCGTTTCAGGATGTCATGTTGGAGACACAAACATAACCACCACAGTGGCAGCATGGACGAGTACAGCCCTACCAGCCACAGAGCCAAG CATTGTGAGACCAGCTCTTGCTGATACCTGGTACTCTTTGTCCTACCTGTACTTCTGCCCTGTGGCCATGCTGGTGACAGTGACCACTGGGCTAATTGTCAGTGCCATCACAG GTGGCTGTAAACAAGAGAAAATAAACCCAGAGATGTTTGTTATGAAGGAAGACCTCATCTGCTTTGGCTGCCGTAGAACAGATCCTGAG AATCCTGCAACAGTCTTGGTTGAGAAAGTAGAGCCAGAGCAGCCGCATGGCTTGGACAATCCTCAATTCACTGACATCAAACCGAAACTAAAGGACAGTGACGATACCACCAAGTTGTAA
- the tshba gene encoding thyroid stimulating hormone subunit beta a, producing the protein MNKSLAARVLSLSRDVMFAPVLVAGVLGLLVGSAVPMCVPTEYTLYVEKQECDYCVAINTTICMGFCFSRDSNVKELVGPRFLIQRSCTYQDVEYRTTVLPGCAFHADSYFTYPIALSCHCSMCNTRSDECAHKTRFSSAKCSKPVRHLYPYSGQSDYI; encoded by the exons ATGAACAAGAGTCTAGCAGCCAGGGTACTCAG CTTGTCAAGAGACGTGATGTTTGCTCCTGTGTTAGTGGCTGGTGTTCTAGGCCTTCTGGTTGGATCAGCTGTACCTATGTGTGTCCCGACAGAATACACTCTCTATGTTGAGAAGCAAGAATGTGATTATTGTGTGGCCATCAACACCACAATATGCATGGGCTTCTGTTTTTCAAGG GACAGTAATGTGAAGGAACTGGTGGGACCTCGTTTTCTAATCCAAAGGAGCTGCACCTATCAGGACGTGGAGTATCGTACAACAGTTTTGCCTGGCTGTGCCTTTCATGCTGATTCTTACTTCACTTATCCAATCGCTCTCAGCTGCCATTGCAGCATGTGTAACACACGCAGTGATGAGTGTGCCCACAAAACCAGATTCAGTTCAGCCAAATGCTCTAAACCAGTCCGACATTTGTATCCCTATTCTGGGCAGAGTGACTACATCTAA
- the si:ch211-105j21.9 gene encoding sialomucin core protein 24-like isoform X1 → MDLCNKLLLKCSALIALSLALQIFTSPATIHNAKETTVHKMTQNNKNATTQQENIFSNLYNNSYINTSNNPTIPTRYNSTNSTDFDSTHHSLTVPSPTAEITTLLINVTATKTNFATQFASDTTRAAVSTPRPPVSTVHDSNESIAKSTLAYFTTGTDIDNKTNNETAGKSAGLNHSEMSLTILFSVVLGMTLLIILALAVYKMTRSKLAQYSHHPLHNEDTGGLFMVTDETLLTSEGLCDDPQIYKSTVTALNEDQTFTYTPTQFRLEFLNEDPATDHTQEATTFKTFNTTGQQP, encoded by the exons ATGGATCTGTGTAATAAATTGCTTTTGAAGTGTTCTGCTTTGATTGCACTTTCCTTGGCTCTACAAATTTTTACCAGTCCAGCAACAATCCATAATGCAAAAGAAACAACTGTGcacaaaatgacacaaaacaacaaaaacgcCACAACACAACAGGAAAATATCTTTTCTAACTTGTATAACAATTCATATATTAATACTTCAAATAACCCAACAATTCCAACCAGGTATAACAGTACTAACAGCACAGATTTTGACAGCACACACCACAGCTTAACAGTGCCAAGCCCAACAGCAGAGATTACAACACTTCTGATAAACGTAACTGCCACCAAAACAAACTTTGCAACACAGTTTGCTTCTGATACCACAAGAGCAGCAGTCTCAACACCCAGACCACCAGTATCCACTGTGCATGATAGTAATGAAAGTATAGCCAAGTCCACTCTGGCATACTTCACCACAGGAACGGATAtagacaacaaaacaaacaatgaaACTGCCGGTAAAA GTGCTGGTCTGAATCATTCAGAAATGTCCCTGACCATTTTATTCAGTGTTGTGCTTGGTATGACACTTTTAATCATTTTGGCACTAGCTGTCTACAAAATGACCAGGAGCAAACTGGCTCAGTATTCTCACCATCCTCTTCATAATGAAGATACAG GTGGGCTGTTCATGGTAACAGATGAAACCCTACTGACTTCAGAAGGTCTCTGTGATGACCCTCAGATCTACAAATCCACAGTAACTGCGCTGAATGAAGACCAGACCTTTacctacacacccacacaatttAGACTGGAATTCTTGAATGAGGACCCAGCAACAGACCATACACAGGAAGCTACAACCTTTAAAACTTTTAACACCACTGGCCAACAGCCTTAG
- the si:ch211-105j21.9 gene encoding sialomucin core protein 24-like isoform X3, which yields MDLCNKLLLKCSALIALSLALQIFTSPATIHNAKETTVHKMTQNNKNATTQQENIFSNLYNNSYINTSNNPTIPTRYNSTNSTDFDSTHHSLTVPSPTAEITTLLINVTATKTNFATQFASDTTRAAVSTPRPPVSTVHDSNESIAKSTLAYFTTGTDIDNKTNNETAGAGLNHSEMSLTILFSVVLGMTLLIILALAVYKMTRSKLAQYSHHPLHNEDTGGLFMVTDETLLTSEGLCDDPQIYKSTVTALNEDQTFTYTPTQFRLEFLNEDPATDHTQEATTFKTFNTTGQQP from the exons ATGGATCTGTGTAATAAATTGCTTTTGAAGTGTTCTGCTTTGATTGCACTTTCCTTGGCTCTACAAATTTTTACCAGTCCAGCAACAATCCATAATGCAAAAGAAACAACTGTGcacaaaatgacacaaaacaacaaaaacgcCACAACACAACAGGAAAATATCTTTTCTAACTTGTATAACAATTCATATATTAATACTTCAAATAACCCAACAATTCCAACCAGGTATAACAGTACTAACAGCACAGATTTTGACAGCACACACCACAGCTTAACAGTGCCAAGCCCAACAGCAGAGATTACAACACTTCTGATAAACGTAACTGCCACCAAAACAAACTTTGCAACACAGTTTGCTTCTGATACCACAAGAGCAGCAGTCTCAACACCCAGACCACCAGTATCCACTGTGCATGATAGTAATGAAAGTATAGCCAAGTCCACTCTGGCATACTTCACCACAGGAACGGATAtagacaacaaaacaaacaatgaaACTGCCG GTGCTGGTCTGAATCATTCAGAAATGTCCCTGACCATTTTATTCAGTGTTGTGCTTGGTATGACACTTTTAATCATTTTGGCACTAGCTGTCTACAAAATGACCAGGAGCAAACTGGCTCAGTATTCTCACCATCCTCTTCATAATGAAGATACAG GTGGGCTGTTCATGGTAACAGATGAAACCCTACTGACTTCAGAAGGTCTCTGTGATGACCCTCAGATCTACAAATCCACAGTAACTGCGCTGAATGAAGACCAGACCTTTacctacacacccacacaatttAGACTGGAATTCTTGAATGAGGACCCAGCAACAGACCATACACAGGAAGCTACAACCTTTAAAACTTTTAACACCACTGGCCAACAGCCTTAG
- the si:ch211-105j21.9 gene encoding sialomucin core protein 24-like isoform X2: MDLCNKLLLKCSALIALSLALQIFTSPATIHNAKETTVHKMTQNNKNATTQQENIFSNLYNNSYINTSNNPTIPTRYNSTNSTDFDSTHHSLTVPSPTAEITTLLINVTATKTNFATQFASDTTRAAVSTPRPPVSTVHDSNESIAKSTLAYFTTGTDIDNKTNNETAAGAGLNHSEMSLTILFSVVLGMTLLIILALAVYKMTRSKLAQYSHHPLHNEDTGGLFMVTDETLLTSEGLCDDPQIYKSTVTALNEDQTFTYTPTQFRLEFLNEDPATDHTQEATTFKTFNTTGQQP, encoded by the exons ATGGATCTGTGTAATAAATTGCTTTTGAAGTGTTCTGCTTTGATTGCACTTTCCTTGGCTCTACAAATTTTTACCAGTCCAGCAACAATCCATAATGCAAAAGAAACAACTGTGcacaaaatgacacaaaacaacaaaaacgcCACAACACAACAGGAAAATATCTTTTCTAACTTGTATAACAATTCATATATTAATACTTCAAATAACCCAACAATTCCAACCAGGTATAACAGTACTAACAGCACAGATTTTGACAGCACACACCACAGCTTAACAGTGCCAAGCCCAACAGCAGAGATTACAACACTTCTGATAAACGTAACTGCCACCAAAACAAACTTTGCAACACAGTTTGCTTCTGATACCACAAGAGCAGCAGTCTCAACACCCAGACCACCAGTATCCACTGTGCATGATAGTAATGAAAGTATAGCCAAGTCCACTCTGGCATACTTCACCACAGGAACGGATAtagacaacaaaacaaacaatgaaACTGCCG CAGGTGCTGGTCTGAATCATTCAGAAATGTCCCTGACCATTTTATTCAGTGTTGTGCTTGGTATGACACTTTTAATCATTTTGGCACTAGCTGTCTACAAAATGACCAGGAGCAAACTGGCTCAGTATTCTCACCATCCTCTTCATAATGAAGATACAG GTGGGCTGTTCATGGTAACAGATGAAACCCTACTGACTTCAGAAGGTCTCTGTGATGACCCTCAGATCTACAAATCCACAGTAACTGCGCTGAATGAAGACCAGACCTTTacctacacacccacacaatttAGACTGGAATTCTTGAATGAGGACCCAGCAACAGACCATACACAGGAAGCTACAACCTTTAAAACTTTTAACACCACTGGCCAACAGCCTTAG
- the slc25a55a gene encoding solute carrier family 25 member 55a isoform X2, producing MMVVGNGCSVIKSCYFLANLLCFCLLGAAVNLALVTPEKAIKLAANDFFRHHLAKDGKGLSVFNEMLAGCGAGMCQVIITTPMEMLKIQLQDAGRLAAQQRMPGILAPSKLAQTNTVLSRSYNVVPSSAAQTISATQIAKELLHTEGIQGLYKGLGATLMRDVPFSIVYFPLFANINRLGKRSGDDVAPFYWSFMAGCVAGSTAAVAVNPCDVVKTRLQSLSKGANEETYSGVLDCVSKIMKKEGPSAFLKGAGCRALVIAPLFGIAQVMYLVGVGEFILSQRSFNLLSP from the exons ATGATGGTGGTGGGGAATGGGTGCTCTGTGATTAAATCTTGCTACTTTTTGGCTAAtctgctgtgtttttgtcttttaggTGCTGCAGTGAATCTTGCTCTCGTCACACCTGAAAAGGCCATCAAGCTGGCAGCCAATGACTTCTTTCGTCACCACCTTGCCAAAGATGG GAAGGGGTTATCGGTGTTTAACGAGATGTTAGCAGGTTGTGGTGCAGGCATGTGCCAAGTCATCATTACTACTCCAATGGAGATGCTGAAAATTCAGCTACAAGATGCTGGAAGACTAG CTGCCCAGCAGAGAATGCCTGGTATCCTGGCTCCCAGTAAGCTGGCTCAGACCAACACTGTTCTGAGCCGCTCTTATAATGTAGTGCCGAGTTCCGCTGCTCAAACTATTTCTGCTACTCAGATTGCCAAAGAGCTACTACACACAGAGGGCATCCAAGGTCTATATAAAGGGCTAGGAGCAACACTCATGAG AGATGTGCCGTTCTCCATCGTGTACTTTCCTCTTTTTGCTAACATTAACCGTTTGGGTAAGCGCTCTGGAGATGATGTGGCGCCATTCTATTGGTCGTTCATGGCTGGCTGTGTTGCTGGTTCGACTGCTGCAGTGGCGGTTAACCCATGTGATG TGGTAAAAACTAGGCTGCAGTCCCTGAGCAAAGGTGCTAATGAGGAGACCTACAGTGGAGTGCTTGACTGTGTGAG caaGATCATGAAGAAGGAAGGACCATCTGCTTTCCTGAAGGGGGCAGGCTGTAGGGCACTCGTCATTGCACCTCTTTTTGGCATTGCTCAAGTTATGTATCTTGTTGGAGTTGGTGAATTCATTCTGAGCCAAAGGTCATTTAACCTCCTGTCTCCTTAA
- the slc25a55a gene encoding solute carrier family 25 member 55a isoform X1, producing MSQQQISLPAKLINGGIAGLVGVTCVFPIDLAKTRLQNQRQGQQVYKNMMDCLVKTVRSEGYFGMYRGAAVNLALVTPEKAIKLAANDFFRHHLAKDGKGLSVFNEMLAGCGAGMCQVIITTPMEMLKIQLQDAGRLAAQQRMPGILAPSKLAQTNTVLSRSYNVVPSSAAQTISATQIAKELLHTEGIQGLYKGLGATLMRDVPFSIVYFPLFANINRLGKRSGDDVAPFYWSFMAGCVAGSTAAVAVNPCDVVKTRLQSLSKGANEETYSGVLDCVSKIMKKEGPSAFLKGAGCRALVIAPLFGIAQVMYLVGVGEFILSQRSFNLLSP from the exons ATGTCTCAGCAGCAGATCAG ccTCCCAGCCAAGCTCATCAATGGTGGTATTGCTGGACTTGTTGGTGTCACTTGTGTATTCCCCATTGACCTAGCTAAGACTCGACTCCAGAACCAAAGACAGGGTCAACAGGTCTACAAGAACAT gatGGATTGTCTGGTCAAAACTGTGCGATCAGAGGGGTATTTTGGCATGTACAGAG gTGCTGCAGTGAATCTTGCTCTCGTCACACCTGAAAAGGCCATCAAGCTGGCAGCCAATGACTTCTTTCGTCACCACCTTGCCAAAGATGG GAAGGGGTTATCGGTGTTTAACGAGATGTTAGCAGGTTGTGGTGCAGGCATGTGCCAAGTCATCATTACTACTCCAATGGAGATGCTGAAAATTCAGCTACAAGATGCTGGAAGACTAG CTGCCCAGCAGAGAATGCCTGGTATCCTGGCTCCCAGTAAGCTGGCTCAGACCAACACTGTTCTGAGCCGCTCTTATAATGTAGTGCCGAGTTCCGCTGCTCAAACTATTTCTGCTACTCAGATTGCCAAAGAGCTACTACACACAGAGGGCATCCAAGGTCTATATAAAGGGCTAGGAGCAACACTCATGAG AGATGTGCCGTTCTCCATCGTGTACTTTCCTCTTTTTGCTAACATTAACCGTTTGGGTAAGCGCTCTGGAGATGATGTGGCGCCATTCTATTGGTCGTTCATGGCTGGCTGTGTTGCTGGTTCGACTGCTGCAGTGGCGGTTAACCCATGTGATG TGGTAAAAACTAGGCTGCAGTCCCTGAGCAAAGGTGCTAATGAGGAGACCTACAGTGGAGTGCTTGACTGTGTGAG caaGATCATGAAGAAGGAAGGACCATCTGCTTTCCTGAAGGGGGCAGGCTGTAGGGCACTCGTCATTGCACCTCTTTTTGGCATTGCTCAAGTTATGTATCTTGTTGGAGTTGGTGAATTCATTCTGAGCCAAAGGTCATTTAACCTCCTGTCTCCTTAA